The sequence aacaaaaactaacaatctttcaaatgtttgttGAAAACTATAGGGATTATTTCTTACGATTATGATTACGGATAAATGATATGGCAGATTTTAGAATAGTAGATttatccattttccttttgccaGTACAAACCATAGAACATAGCTCATTGATAAGTATGTTGAATTGGTCGCGTCGTTTCTTTTCACTTAAGTTCCTAGACTtcctgtaaaaataaatagtgttttgtattaaaaataaatgaaaataataaggACCGTTGTCAAAACTTACCTTTTGATGACTCCTTTCTCATCCATCTCTTCCTCCAATCCATCACTAAAAGAATTACAATATACAgataaggtacaagaaaaaactaaacattCCAAGCAAATACTCTGATATTTTGGAGGCTGTTGTTTTCCTAAGTTTTGAACTTGATAGCCCACCAGGCTGGGATTTCACACTCATGTTGACTATCACATTGAGCTGCAGAGATCAAGTGGATCACAACTACGATCTGCCGTCTCCTCTGTTGACGACCACAACAGTTGAAGACGGTAAAACGGCGATGAAGTTTACGAAAACATAACACTGATATGCCATTGgattcctttaaaaaagacataaaattaaaacattatAGTAGTATGGTCAAGGCCATGTATCTAGCCGAGTACTTCGTAAAGCCACCCTCTACCAGAAGACGGTAGACGACGTTCCCGCAAATTGGCTTTACCTATTAGCTACAACAAGGTCCCCTGGATATTTGGACCGCAAAGTTCTACCATGAAGTACGACTGAAGGAGGACGTACGGAGTAGCCCAAAAGAGATGAACAGCTGTGCGTGTTTGTTACATAAGGGGAATTGCGAATTCTAGCCTCGGTGCATTGTTTCAAAGAGTCCATGTTGAAAACTGCCATCTCGTGTTTAGTTTAGCTGTAAATTTATGCATTCTTCTTTCCTAAAAGCCAGGGTagccaaaaaaatacaaaaaaaaaatgaaaatacgcTTTTTAGGCGAAAAGTATATGAGTGTACGCGCACCTTCAGTCATACTTCATGTTTGACGGCACAGACTTGAACGGTTGAACTACGGTATGTTATAACCGGTGTAACAATAGGGACCCCCTTATTACATCGTGCTTTAACCATCAAGTGCTCAGCAGGTTAAGCCCCTAATCAAGCTGTGCATAACAGTTAGCAGGCTATGGGTAAACAACAAATGTTGATATTAGTGAGAGTGTTTCGATAGTTATGCATTGGTCTGGATTACGAAGAATATTACAACGATAGTAAAACATCCAAGATGACAACCTCATTACATGCaagtgttttctttccttcttatGTTTAAAATCTTTATGGATATATTATTAATTGATTTCACTGATAGGAAGCGGTTGAAAAGCTATATTATTTGAGGGACCATTATTATGATTCAACATCATCACAGTCTTCACAAAATGAGAAATGGGAACttgtaaaaaaggaaatgaaaatggttgttgaaaaaataaaatctccTGATCTTACTGATGGTAATGTTTGCTTCAACTGTTCAGATTTATGATTTCACATGAAACTTCTGGTATTTACAAATAACTGCAGACATGATGTCTACCGTTCATCCATCCATCCCCCAGTATTTGTTAGGAAGGGCACACAATGTTATGCCGGAATATGATTGTGAAGCTCAAAATTACCTGAGTTCAGCGGTGAAACTTAATCCATCCTATGTCGAGGCTTGGAACGAGTTGGGTGGGTTGGTATTATTATCAATCATTCTGGTTCCTTGCAACAGAAAAACTAATGTGAACAAAGTTTTTGACCAAATTATCCtctcatttaatttaattaaattcttttattttctaattttatttcataGGTGAATGTTTTTGGAAAGGAGGTGATACATCATCAGCAAAAAATTGTTTCACGTGTGCACTAGAAAAGGTATATTTCGATAGCCACTAGCTAATAATTCTTCAAGCTTTAACAGAATTTATCCTTTAAATCCCAAAATGATTCAGTGTCGCAACAAAGTTTCATTGAGAAATTTATCAATTGTTCTCAGACAACTCAAAGTTGCAGAcacagaagaaagaaagaaactattGTTTGAAGGCTTAAGTTTGGCTAAAGAGGCTGTACAGCTAGACCCAAGTGATGGGAAAAGCTGGCTCATTCTGGGAAATGCATATTTTTCTGTTGCATTTTACAGCACCCATAGTGGTATGATTGATACTATTGTTATATGTTATTTTGtgttaaaaatcaaattaaaacagACGGATATATCCATAAAGCACTAGCTGCTTATGCACAATCAGAAAAGTATGAAATGAACAAAAGAAACTTCAACACAGCTGATCTTTGTTTTAACAAAGCCATGGTTAGAAGttggacaaaaaaattttgcagaTTACAATTTTTAATCACTTCCGCTTTCATTGAAGGCCTTGTTTCATGACGAAAAGTATCAGGAAGCATTGGAAAATCTAGAACGTTCACAAAAATTCGAACCTGACTGGGAATTGTCTAGGTTTAAATATGATTCCACATTGAAATTCTTATTGAATATGAAGGAAATGGTGGcattaaaaggaaaagtaaagCCAAGAAAATTAAACAGCTTTCTGAAGGTACATCCCACAATTTACTAATTACAGGGAACCCATAGtaatatttttcaaacaatagAGCATAAATTCTAAGGATTTGGGTCCATACAAAACGAATTCCACTTATAAACGCGTTTCCCTTCAAGAATTGGCAGTGGGCACCAACAAGAACAAATACATCGTGGTCAAAGTTGTTGCGTCAGCATCGTACGACGGAGGAAGTCCATTGTAATTCGTTTTTACCACACACCATTCTTTAGAAGTGTCGAAtctttgttcatttttcttagGGCCTGCTGTGTTTGCGACAAGCCGGATTTCGCCGCCATTGTCACCATCTATAGGTTGTCGCAAGACTATGGCTTAACAATCGGTGATTCTCTTCTGATTCCAGATCCTCAGTTGCAAACCATTCACGTCTCACTTAAGGGTCAAGTAAGTTGCATCTAATGCAGATATAAACAGAAATTGGCTAGTGATCTGGAGAAAACGAATTCAAGAACCGTGCAAACTTCATTATCTACGCTGTTTTGTACTCGTCTAATTCGACCAGGCATGGAAGGACTTTGTGTCATCCATGTGATAAGTAATCCTGATGTCGCAGATGCTACGAATCcgaattcatttttctaataacactgccaatctttttttttatttcatatttatcGCTTTACAAGATTGTCACTTTCCTATTATCAAGACAATTAGGATAGAAAATTTAACgtgttataatttttttttgatctaGGCTATCAATTTTCCATGTGTTCGAGTTGACTCACCTCAAAACATTCTAGTGAATGGGCACAATTTGCAACCCACACAAATGGCGTCTATGTTTATCAAATTTTCATCTGCATGAATGCATGTTTCCCATCGCCTTTTCTGTAACCTGTGTTCTCTGAATTATGAATGCTTCGCAATATAATTTACATGTGATTTCATGCCAGAATCTGAATGTGTAACATTGCTCATTTTCGTTCTATGCGTTTTCCAAGTTCAAGCTATAAACTGGCATCGACTCAACATGCCGTTACCTAATTTAAACTACTCATGGGCTGATTCATTTAGACGTACTGTGTCGTCATTCACCCGCGTCCGGATATACCAGTTTCGATGGTTTCATCCATCTACTGGtatggagaaagaaaaattaacgCCCAAATTAACGTCAAAATTAGATCCGGATTCTAAgacatacaaaatgaaagacTGGGAATTCccttcggaaaaaaaaaaataaagtaacaTTAGAATTAGAACTCCGGATAGGTGGATCTTAACGCCCTGTGCCAAACTGATAATGGATGAGAATTCCCGTTAGTTGGGGCAGGGAGGGTTGAAACAACACACAAGCTTACATGTTGTGGTTTGCTTCACTTGAAAGGTAAATGTCGATATATTTGTTctaagcaaacaaaaatgattttaaaagagcagattaaaacattttttttttttgtaagtttACGTACCTCGTGGTTTAAACGATGATGGAGTACCACAGC comes from Daphnia carinata strain CSIRO-1 chromosome 2, CSIRO_AGI_Dcar_HiC_V3, whole genome shotgun sequence and encodes:
- the LOC130686063 gene encoding tetratricopeptide repeat protein 5-like isoform X1, with the protein product MTTSLHATVEKLYYLRDHYYDSTSSQSSQNEKWELVKKEMKMVVEKIKSPDLKITADMMSTVHPSIPQYLLGRAHNVMPEYDCEAQNYLSSAVKLNPSYVEAWNELGECFWKGGDTSSAKNCFTCALEKCRNKVSLRNLSIVLRQLKVADTEERKKLLFEGLSLAKEAVQLDPSDGKSWLILGNAYFSVAFYSTHSDGYIHKALAAYAQSEKYEMNKRNFNTADLCFNKAMALFHDEKYQEALENLERSQKFEPDWELSRFKYDSTLKFLLNMKEMVALKGKVKPRKLNSFLKSINSKDLGPYKTNSTYKRVSLQELAVGTNKNKYIVVKVVASASYDGGSPLACCVCDKPDFAAIVTIYRLSQDYGLTIGDSLLIPDPQLQTIHVSLKGQAINFPCVRVDSPQNILVNGHNLQPTQMASMFIKFSSA
- the LOC130686063 gene encoding tetratricopeptide repeat protein 5-like isoform X2, producing the protein MTTSLHATVEKLYYLRDHYYDSTSSQSSQNEKWELVKKEMKMVVEKIKSPDLTDDMMSTVHPSIPQYLLGRAHNVMPEYDCEAQNYLSSAVKLNPSYVEAWNELGECFWKGGDTSSAKNCFTCALEKCRNKVSLRNLSIVLRQLKVADTEERKKLLFEGLSLAKEAVQLDPSDGKSWLILGNAYFSVAFYSTHSDGYIHKALAAYAQSEKYEMNKRNFNTADLCFNKAMALFHDEKYQEALENLERSQKFEPDWELSRFKYDSTLKFLLNMKEMVALKGKVKPRKLNSFLKSINSKDLGPYKTNSTYKRVSLQELAVGTNKNKYIVVKVVASASYDGGSPLACCVCDKPDFAAIVTIYRLSQDYGLTIGDSLLIPDPQLQTIHVSLKGQAINFPCVRVDSPQNILVNGHNLQPTQMASMFIKFSSA